In Natrinema pellirubrum DSM 15624, the following proteins share a genomic window:
- a CDS encoding nucleotidyl transferase AbiEii/AbiGii toxin family protein codes for MSNADRSQYAKPVTSLSEGELQDVLSAAEPPVCLLGGWAVHLQVTDGFQAAHDRAYIGSRDIDLGIHIDPSWSTDELHTAPVTTTLERIENDLGYSRGRFGFYQQFHRDTHERLDDTAARDQPAHNVFRVDIDIIPDTTTLDVFQNTFGFRPPAEPLLEPVFEADAGEPLADYVDWENPPDAFIAPAELLAVMKVRAFPDRDKSHKQLKDLADLHALLWYVTDYTEIRSAVRARLTDEDITAFESMTSDDLYDRTAGLIEVDSTIVRQSIERLLV; via the coding sequence ATGAGTAACGCGGATCGCAGCCAGTACGCCAAGCCGGTGACATCCCTCTCGGAAGGCGAACTGCAGGACGTCCTCTCGGCTGCCGAACCACCCGTCTGTCTACTCGGCGGGTGGGCGGTCCACCTCCAGGTCACGGACGGCTTCCAAGCCGCCCACGACCGTGCGTATATTGGCTCCCGGGACATCGACCTTGGGATCCACATCGACCCCTCGTGGTCGACTGACGAACTACACACAGCGCCGGTCACAACCACGCTCGAGCGTATCGAGAACGACCTCGGGTACAGCCGCGGTCGATTCGGCTTCTACCAGCAGTTCCACAGGGACACACACGAGCGCCTCGACGACACAGCGGCGCGCGACCAGCCGGCACACAACGTTTTCCGGGTTGACATCGACATCATTCCGGATACGACAACACTCGACGTCTTCCAGAACACCTTTGGATTTCGCCCACCGGCTGAACCCCTGCTCGAACCAGTGTTCGAGGCAGACGCGGGAGAGCCGCTCGCCGACTATGTCGACTGGGAGAACCCGCCTGACGCCTTCATCGCCCCAGCCGAACTCCTCGCCGTGATGAAGGTCCGGGCGTTCCCGGACCGCGACAAGAGCCACAAGCAACTGAAGGATCTCGCCGACCTACACGCCCTCCTCTGGTACGTGACCGACTATACCGAGATTCGGTCGGCAGTTCGAGCACGCCTGACCGACGAGGACATTACAGCGTTCGAGTCGATGACGAGCGACGACCTCTACGACAGGACAGCTGGACTCATTGAGGTCGATTCGACCATCGTCCGACAATCAATAGAGCGGTTGTTAGTTTGA